A single window of Lutzomyia longipalpis isolate SR_M1_2022 chromosome 1, ASM2433408v1 DNA harbors:
- the LOC129787213 gene encoding deoxynucleoside kinase isoform X1, with amino-acid sequence MRGTFCRFISRMASSGAKFCSEGQPFTVFIEGNIGSGKTTFLNHFQKYQDLVCLLTEPVEQWRNCGGVNLLDLMYKEPYRWAMPFQTYVTITMLNMHVQPTTKPVKLMERSMYSARYCFVENMMQSGMLHEGMYNILQEWYASIERMINVQADRIIYLRTDPEVAYERVRARARSEESCVPLEYLRQIHERYENWLIHGQHPCPAPVTVLNANLDLSNIGTEYVRSESSILEPIIQNTVRQPILASPSKQSKEAF; translated from the exons ATGCGAGGAACATTCT GTAGATTTATCTCAAGGATGGCCAGCAGTGGAGCTAAATTTTGCAGCGAAGGACAACCCTTTACGGTTTTCATTGAAGGGAACATCGGGAGTGGGAAGACGACCTTCCTGAATCACTTCCAGAAGTACCAGGACCTCGTGTGTCTCCTCACTGAGCCTGTGGAGCAGTGGAGGAACTGCGGTGGGGTCAATCTTCTCGATCTCATGTACAAAGAGCCCTACAG ATGGGCTATGCCCTTTCAGACCTACGTGACAATCACGATGCTGAATATGCACGTGCAACCAACGACGAAGCCCGTGAAGCTGATGGAACGATCAATGTACAGCGCCCGGTATTGCTTTGTGGAGAACATGATGCAGTCCGGGATGCTCCACGAGGGGATGTACAACATCCTCCAGGAGTGGTATGCAAGCATTGAGCGCATGATTAACGTCCAGGCGGATCGTATTATCTACCTCCGGACAGATCCGGAAGTTGCCTATGAACGTGTCCGGGCACGTGCACGTTCCGAAGAGAGCTGCGTCCCTCTCGAATATTTGCGCCAAATTCATGAGCGCTACGAGAATTGGCTAATCCACGGGCAGCATCCCTGCCCGGCTCCCGTGACGGTACTCAATGCAAATCTCGATCTCAGCAACATCGGGACAGAGTACGTGCGGAGTGAGAGCAGCATCCTCGAGCCCATCATTCAGAACACAGTCCGGCAGCCAATTCTCGCATCGCCCAGCAAGCAGTCAAAGGAGGCCTTCTAG
- the LOC129787213 gene encoding deoxynucleoside kinase isoform X2: MASSGAKFCSEGQPFTVFIEGNIGSGKTTFLNHFQKYQDLVCLLTEPVEQWRNCGGVNLLDLMYKEPYRWAMPFQTYVTITMLNMHVQPTTKPVKLMERSMYSARYCFVENMMQSGMLHEGMYNILQEWYASIERMINVQADRIIYLRTDPEVAYERVRARARSEESCVPLEYLRQIHERYENWLIHGQHPCPAPVTVLNANLDLSNIGTEYVRSESSILEPIIQNTVRQPILASPSKQSKEAF, encoded by the exons ATGGCCAGCAGTGGAGCTAAATTTTGCAGCGAAGGACAACCCTTTACGGTTTTCATTGAAGGGAACATCGGGAGTGGGAAGACGACCTTCCTGAATCACTTCCAGAAGTACCAGGACCTCGTGTGTCTCCTCACTGAGCCTGTGGAGCAGTGGAGGAACTGCGGTGGGGTCAATCTTCTCGATCTCATGTACAAAGAGCCCTACAG ATGGGCTATGCCCTTTCAGACCTACGTGACAATCACGATGCTGAATATGCACGTGCAACCAACGACGAAGCCCGTGAAGCTGATGGAACGATCAATGTACAGCGCCCGGTATTGCTTTGTGGAGAACATGATGCAGTCCGGGATGCTCCACGAGGGGATGTACAACATCCTCCAGGAGTGGTATGCAAGCATTGAGCGCATGATTAACGTCCAGGCGGATCGTATTATCTACCTCCGGACAGATCCGGAAGTTGCCTATGAACGTGTCCGGGCACGTGCACGTTCCGAAGAGAGCTGCGTCCCTCTCGAATATTTGCGCCAAATTCATGAGCGCTACGAGAATTGGCTAATCCACGGGCAGCATCCCTGCCCGGCTCCCGTGACGGTACTCAATGCAAATCTCGATCTCAGCAACATCGGGACAGAGTACGTGCGGAGTGAGAGCAGCATCCTCGAGCCCATCATTCAGAACACAGTCCGGCAGCCAATTCTCGCATCGCCCAGCAAGCAGTCAAAGGAGGCCTTCTAG
- the LOC129787212 gene encoding uncharacterized protein LOC129787212, whose translation MALNEDIKLRNFATGKEMIKSMMRMRDGLSYADLPKKRNVVFNMEELIREFVKLCPDFLEDPTDANASQISKKLTLDILYNLSPKSRKGVDTRERLRFRLESNGRIVKNSIFVYMGKGNDPRTNTRPRARDGLLHLTIDQACLLALKKFEKLIELSAAKGEYLLTPLAANVFSGSVVDLYEELKGLGVSYDIAHLVKTINQSMYRGGEHLEYSDLNAAAALHLSSTSHLRNRDLAKDIIKSRLNTYLRAGKKFDIDVFELFAKYTTIGQLALREGNATVDRPAFDLEYEGAVGGDVEAADEIEEPVESEDEELLVESTQLEYICAVDEDAEAADEIDQEQPVESTQQDSKAAMQCYICNLVFSSENKSQDVVLEV comes from the coding sequence ATGGCTCTCAATGAAGATATTAAGTTGAGGAATTTTGCAACAGGCAAGGAAATGATAAAGAGTATGATGAGAATGAGGGATGGTTTGTCTTACGCTGATCTTCCAAAGAAACGGAATGTTGTGTTTAACATGGAAGAACTCATCAGGGAATTTGTCAAGTTATGTCCGGATTTCTTGGAGGATCCCACTGATGCGAATGCTTCTCAAATATCCAAAAAACTTACACTGGATATTCTCTACAATCTAAGTCCAAAGTCAAGGAAAGGCGTTGATACAAGGGAGCGTCTGAGATTTCGCCTTGAAAGTAATGGAAGAATAGTGAAAAATAGCATTTTTGTCTATATGGGGAAGGGAAACGATCCAAGAACTAACACGCGTCCACGAGCAAGGGATGGTTTGCTTCATCTTACAATTGATCAAGCATGCCTTTTGGCACTGAAGAAGTTTGAGAAACTCATCGAACTGTCAGCTGCCAAGGGAGAGTACTTGTTGACTCCATTGGCTGCCAATGTCTTCTCCGGATCAGTTGTTGATCTGTATGAAGAACTTAAGGGTCTCGGGGTGTCCTATGACATAGCCCATCTGGTGAAGACAATCAACCAAAGCATGTACCGTGGGGGAGAACATCTTGAATATAGTGATTTGAACGCAGCTGCAGCGTTACATCTTTCCAGTACATCACATCTAAGGAACCGCGACTTAGCAAAAGACATCATAAAGAGTAGATTGAACACTTATCTGAGGGCAGGAAAGAAGTTTGACATTGATGTATTTGAGCTATTTGCCAAGTACACCACCATAGGACAATTGGCTCTTCGTGAAGGAAACGCAACAGTGGACAGGCCAGCTTTTGATCTGGAGTATGAAGGAGCCGTAGGTGGAGATGTTGAAGCAGCAGACGAGATCGAGGAGCCAGTTGAGTCAGAGGACGAGGAGCTTCTTGTTGAATCAACCCAACTGGAGTACATATGCGCCGTAGATGAAGATGCCGAAGCAGCAGACGAAATCGATCAGGAGCAGCCAGTTGAATCAACCCAACAGGATTCTAAAGCAGCTATGCAGTGCTATATCTGTAATCTTGTGTTTTCATCCGAGAATAAGAGCCAGGATGTTGTTTtggaagtttaa
- the LOC129787214 gene encoding uncharacterized protein LOC129787214, which translates to MEANVNEILMNFEESKKMVIEFMKTGVPPEILAQPFNAGMYDMRVLEREFVKLCPDYSVEPADADTHQMSKLFAIEVLYNIGPSCSRNWNTVKMFPLIYKDAKGRIHRNKAFLHMITGKNVPHNMLRPKAARGVIHLTIKQAYLLALKKMEKLIDFSVANGMYPLTPVVEHGLNGLIPELYEELKEQFYYPHDIAHLVKSINQSSYEGGENLRYSEVHVAAALSIVATIFMHRARAMEIVKGRIWFFMKAGKKADIVLFEVFANYAIRRKLQNANLQLDAFPLTASVMQEADEDEEGAVGGDVESPGALEGTNEELPVEAVMRCYICNQVFSSANKDQDALIEA; encoded by the coding sequence atgGAAGCAAATGTGAATGAGATCTTGATGAACTTTGAGGAAAGCAAGAAGATGGTGATTGAATTCATGAAGACCGGTGTACCGCCGGAAATACTTGCCCAGCCATTCAATGCAGGAATGTACGACATGCGGGTACTTGAGAGGGAGTTTGTCAAGTTGTGTCCGGACTACAGTGTGGAGCCAGCCGATGCGGATACCCATCAAATGTCCAAATTGTTTGCCATTGAAGTTCTTTACAATATCGGCCCATCTTGCAGTCGCAATTGGAACACCGTTAAGATGTTTCCGCTCATCTACAAGGATGCCAAGGGAAGGATTCACAGGAACAAAGCTTTTTTGCACATGATCACGGGCAAGAATGTTCCCCACAATATGTTGCGTCCCAAAGCAGCACGCGGTGTGATCCATTTGACGATCAAGCAAGCCTATCTTCTTGCGCTGAAGAAAATGGAGAAGCTGATTGACTTTTCAGTTGCCAATGGGATGTATCCACTGACCCCAGTGGTTGAGCATGGCCTTAATGGGTTAATTCCGGAGCTATACGAGGAGCTGAAGGAGCAATTTTACTATCCGCATGACATTGCGCACCTGGTGAAGTCCATCAATCAGAGTTCGTACGAAGGTGGGGAGAATCTGCGGTACAGTGAGGTGCACGTGGCTGCTGCACTCTCCATTGTCGCGACGATTTTTATGCACCGTGCTCGTGCCATGGAAATCGTTAAGGGCAGAATATGGTTCTTCATGAAGGCAGGGAAGAAGGCGGATATTGTACTGTTTGAGGTCTTTGCGAATTACGCCATTCGCAGGAAGCTTCAGAATGCTAATTTGCAGCTTGATGCATTTCCTTTGACTGCCTCAGTGATGCAGGAAGCTGATGAGGATGAGGAGGGAGCAGTTGGTGGAGATGTGGAGTCTCCTGGTGCTCTTGAAGGCACAAATGAGGAGCTTCCAGTTGAAGCAGTTATGCGGTGCTATATCTGCAACCAGGTGTTCTCTTCTGCAAACAAGGATCAAGATGCTTtaattgaagcataa